One Persicobacter psychrovividus DNA window includes the following coding sequences:
- the rplL gene encoding 50S ribosomal protein L7/L12, whose amino-acid sequence MADLKEFAEQLVNLSVKDVNELAEILKEEYGIEPAAAAAPVMVAGAGEGDAAAEKTEFDVVLKAAGAAKLKVVKAVKELAGLGLKEAKEVVDGAPSTIKEGISKDEAEALKKELEAVGAEVELK is encoded by the coding sequence ATGGCAGATCTTAAAGAATTCGCAGAACAGCTAGTAAACCTATCCGTTAAAGACGTTAACGAATTAGCTGAAATCCTAAAAGAGGAATATGGTATCGAGCCTGCAGCTGCTGCAGCTCCTGTAATGGTAGCTGGTGCTGGTGAAGGTGACGCTGCTGCTGAGAAAACTGAGTTCGACGTAGTGTTGAAAGCAGCTGGCGCAGCTAAATTGAAAGTAGTTAAAGCGGTTAAAGAATTGGCTGGTCTTGGCTTGAAAGAAGCTAAAGAAGTAGTTGATGGCGCTCCATCTACAATCAAAGAAGGAATCTCTAAAGACGAAGCTGAAGCACTTAAGAAAGAATTGGAAGCTGTAGGTGCAGAAGTAGAGTTGAAATAA
- the rplJ gene encoding 50S ribosomal protein L10 — MNREEKIQIINDLTAKLKENNVFYITDAAGLSVADVNNLRRACFNQGVEYKLYKNTFIQKALENLGADVSEFTNGAVFAGQSGIMFASEETASVPAKVIKEFRKTNEKPILKGASIDFDLFVGDNNVDTLSKLKSKAELIGEVIGLLQSPAKNVISALQSGGDNLAGIIKTLSER; from the coding sequence AATTCAGATCATTAATGACCTGACTGCAAAGTTGAAAGAAAACAATGTCTTCTACATTACAGATGCAGCTGGGCTAAGCGTGGCCGACGTAAATAATTTGCGTCGCGCATGTTTCAACCAAGGAGTTGAGTACAAATTGTACAAAAACACTTTTATTCAGAAAGCATTAGAGAACTTAGGTGCTGATGTTTCTGAATTTACTAACGGCGCTGTATTCGCAGGTCAGTCTGGCATTATGTTTGCCAGTGAAGAGACTGCTTCAGTACCGGCTAAAGTAATCAAAGAATTTAGAAAAACGAATGAGAAACCGATCCTTAAAGGTGCTTCCATCGATTTCGATCTGTTCGTTGGTGATAATAATGTTGATACATTAAGCAAGCTTAAATCTAAGGCTGAACTTATCGGTGAGGTTATTGGATTGCTTCAATCTCCTGCTAAAAACGTTATCTCTGCACTTCAATCAGGTGGAGACAACTTGGCGGGTATCATCAAAACCCTTTCTGAACGTTAA